A stretch of Mesorhizobium sp. M2A.F.Ca.ET.046.03.2.1 DNA encodes these proteins:
- the pncA gene encoding bifunctional nicotinamidase/pyrazinamidase: MADEALIVIDLQNDFCPGGALAVAGGDEIVPLVNDLIRRTDHVILTQDWHPAGHSSFASSHPGKQPFETIEMPYGPQTLWPDHCIQGSLGSDFHSGLAWTKAELVLRKGFRTAIDSYSAFFENDHKTPTGLGGYLKERGIDTITLVGLATDFCVAFSALDAVKQGFKTTVRLDACRGIDLNGSVEAMLKRMREAGVTLEDHSAD; the protein is encoded by the coding sequence ATGGCCGACGAAGCGCTGATCGTCATCGACCTGCAGAACGATTTTTGTCCAGGCGGCGCGCTGGCGGTGGCCGGCGGCGACGAGATCGTGCCTTTGGTCAATGACTTGATCCGGCGGACCGACCACGTGATCCTGACGCAGGACTGGCACCCGGCCGGACATTCGAGCTTCGCCTCCAGCCATCCGGGCAAGCAGCCGTTTGAAACCATCGAGATGCCTTATGGGCCGCAGACGCTGTGGCCGGACCATTGCATCCAGGGCAGCCTCGGTTCCGATTTCCATTCCGGGCTCGCCTGGACCAAGGCCGAGCTGGTGCTCCGCAAGGGGTTCCGCACAGCGATCGACTCCTATTCGGCGTTCTTCGAGAACGACCATAAGACACCGACCGGCCTTGGCGGCTACCTCAAGGAGCGCGGCATCGACACGATCACACTGGTCGGGCTCGCCACCGATTTCTGCGTTGCCTTCTCGGCGCTCGACGCGGTGAAGCAGGGTTTCAAGACGACAGTCCGGCTCGACGCCTGCCGCGGCATCGACCTCAACGGCTCGGTGGAGGCGATGCTGAAGCGCATGCGCGAAGCCGGCGTGACGCTCGAAGACCACTCGGCGGATTGA
- a CDS encoding xanthine dehydrogenase family protein subunit M, which yields MIRYAKPTTVDEALALLGEDRWRILAGGTDFYPAQGARPFRDNILDINGLAELRGIEETDENWRIGARTTWTDIVRHPLPPAFDALKSAAREVGSVQIQNVASIAGNLCNASPAADGVPALLALDADVELRSAKAPRHLPLDAFILGNRRTALQPGEMVTAIRVPKRSAVGTSAFVKLGARRYLVISIAMTAARLVVENGVVAEAAIAVGSCSAVARRLAGVEAVLRGRPIGEALADAVLSAPFDELSPIADVRGSAEYREQAAREIVVRAVRSAIGLDQGKVAA from the coding sequence GTGATCCGTTACGCGAAACCCACCACGGTCGACGAGGCGCTCGCGCTGCTTGGCGAGGATCGCTGGCGCATTCTCGCCGGCGGCACCGATTTCTACCCCGCCCAGGGCGCAAGACCCTTCCGCGACAACATACTCGACATCAACGGTCTCGCCGAACTGCGCGGCATCGAAGAGACGGACGAAAACTGGCGGATCGGTGCCCGCACCACCTGGACCGATATTGTCCGTCACCCACTCCCGCCCGCCTTCGACGCGCTGAAATCGGCCGCGCGCGAAGTCGGCTCGGTCCAGATCCAGAACGTCGCCTCGATTGCCGGCAATCTCTGCAACGCCTCGCCCGCCGCCGACGGCGTGCCGGCGCTGCTTGCGCTCGACGCCGATGTCGAATTGCGGTCGGCGAAAGCCCCCCGTCATCTGCCGCTCGACGCGTTCATACTTGGCAATCGCCGCACGGCGCTGCAGCCAGGCGAGATGGTCACAGCCATCCGCGTGCCGAAGCGTTCCGCGGTCGGCACCTCGGCCTTCGTCAAGCTCGGCGCCCGTCGCTACCTCGTCATCTCGATCGCCATGACTGCGGCGCGGCTCGTGGTCGAGAATGGCGTCGTCGCCGAAGCGGCGATCGCGGTCGGATCCTGCTCCGCGGTCGCCCGCCGCCTCGCAGGCGTCGAGGCGGTCCTGCGCGGGCGTCCGATCGGTGAGGCGCTTGCCGACGCGGTGCTGTCGGCGCCGTTCGATGAATTGTCGCCGATCGCCGATGTGCGCGGCAGCGCCGAGTATCGGGAGCAAGCGGCGCGCGAGATCGTCGTCCGCGCCGTGCGCTCTGCAATTGGCCTCGACCAAGGCAAGGTGGCCGCATGA